Genomic segment of Truepera radiovictrix DSM 17093:
CGCCGGGGACGACCACGCAGCGGCCGCCGGCGTTTTGCAGGTCCTCTACAACGGCCTCGAACCACGCTTCGGGGACCCCTTCGGGGAGCTCGCCGCTCACCCCCGCCACCCCGAGGCGCGCCGCGAGCGCGCGCGCGAGCGCCTCGACGCGGCTCGGGCGGAGCGCCAAGCGGTGGTCGGCCATGCCCCCCGTGATCGTCGGCACGCCCTCGACGACGTAGAGCCGGTTCATGGTGTCCTCTGCGCTATGCACCCGCCGCCGGTCGGAGAACGCGCGGCTGTAGGCGAGCTTGCCAGGGCCTTCGCCCAAAAAGTCGGCGTCGAGCGACAGGATCACGTCGGCCTCGGCGAAGTCGTAGCGGACGGCGACGTCCTCGCCGAAAGCGAGCCGCGCACCCTCGAAAGCGCCCGCGCTCCACAGCGGGTCGAACTGGTGCCACTGCGCCTGCGGGTAGCGCTGCAGAAGCTGCGCGAGCTGCCGCGCGAGCGTCGGTGAGGTCACGGTTTCGGTCAGGATGTGCAGGCCCGCGCCCCCTTGGAGCCCGTTAAGTGCCGCCGTCGCGGCCTCGACAAAGGCGCTGAAGGTGGTCGCGTTGCCCACGTTGCGCACGACTTGGGAGCGATCGGGGTCGTAGAGCGCGAGCGTCGCCGCCTGCATCTGGGCGTCCGTGGCGCCGAGGCTCGCGGGGTGGTCGGGGTTGCCCTCGATCTTGGTGGGGCGCCCCTGGTGGCTCTCGACGAGCACGCCTTTGGCGTAACCGCCCTCGGTCAGCGCGCTCGCGTAAAAGTTGGGTACACCCGGGATGAGCTCCTCGGGGGCGCGCACGTAGGGGAGGATCTTCTCCTGCTGGTAGGGGCGGACGCACGAGGTGAGCCCGGCGAGCGCCAACGAGGCGCCGAGCAGCTTGATAAAACCGCGGCGGTCGACGGCGGAGAGCATGGGCGCCGCCTGACGCGGGAACTCCTTATGCAAAAACTCCTCGAACTCGGGCGTTTCGGCGAGCTCCTCGAGGCTGCGCCAGTAGGCCTGGCCGCGCTTCTCGGCGAGCCGAGCGCGAATGTCTTGCAGGTCGAGGCGGGTCGTCTGGGCGTCGCTGGGAGTCGGCGTAGCGCTTGTGGCATCCATAGTTTGCGGTGCGGCACCTTTCGTCATCGTGTCCTACCGGTGGCAGATCGAGCAGTTGGCGAGGGCGTCGGCGTTGATGTTGTACGCCTCGACCAGCTGGGCGCCGATCTCGAGCTGATTGGCCGGGTATTCGTAGGCGAGGTTAAAGACCTCTTCGCGCGGGCGGACGTAGCGAGCGGGGTTGCGGTGGCACTCCAAGCACCACCCCATCGTCATCGGCTCCGCTTTCCAGATCGCCGACATCTGGTCGACGCGGCCGTGGCAGTGGTTGCAGCCGATGCCGCTATTGATGTGAGCGCTATGGTTGAAGTAGACGAAGTCGGCGAGTTTGTGCACCCTGTTCCAGGCAATAGGCGTCCCCGTCTCCCAGCTTTCGTACACGGCGGCGAGCTGCGGCGTACCGACGCGGATCTGCGAGTGGCAGGTCATGCAGACCTCAGTGGGCGGGACGTGCGAGTAGGCCGAGACCTCGACGACGTTGTGGCAGTAGCGGCAGTCGATACCGAGCTCGCCGGCGTGCAGCGAGTGCTGAAACCCGACCGGTTGCGCCACGGGTACCCCCACGCGGTTTCGGGAAATGCGCGCGAAGGCGGTCAGTGAGATGACCAGCAAGATGACGAAGATAACACCTCCGATAATCGTCCAGCGGGCGAAGGTGTTGGCGTTCGGGGGGAGAATCTGTGGCATCAGCGGTTCCTCTTAAACGCAGCGCGCGCTGCGGGCGCAAGACCGTGCTTGGCGCAGCGCGTAGCCGTGAGAGACGCGAACCCGGCGGTGGCGAACGAATAGCGACGTCACAAAATAGGCACCTTTCACTAGCGCGAACCGGTTCGTGAGCCGAGGCCGATATACCGGTGCCGACGCCGGCCCCCCAAAAAGCCCCGCTGGGCGACGGTGAGCCGACCCGACCCCGGCCGGGGTAGCCACGAGGGTTCTACATGAAACGATCCCGACAACCACGTACCTCCTTTGAAGAGCGGCGGTCACGCCAAGAGCGCTGCCGAGTGGAAGCTTCCAAAGCCTGCGCCCGTAGGGTGCCGAGCCCCAAAGCCCCAGCACCCTACCGCTCGCACCCTGCGTCTAGACGAGGCCACATTAAAGGTATCACACGGCCCAAAAAGCCCTGACGGGACATTTGTCCTGTGCGTCTAGAACGGTATAAATCCGACCTCAACGGGGGACAATGAGGTCCGCAGAATGTTCTACGGAGTTTACGTTACACATCATTTCACATCAAGGGCTAACGTCCCTCTAAGCGCCGTGAGAGCCTCGGCGTCGCAGCGTCGCTGACGCGTTTGTCGGCGGCGGCGCATCGACTGGGCGCGTTGCGACGCCAGCTTTAGCGGTGCAGCGACCGAGCCGTTTATACTTTCTGGAGGCGCGGGGTTTTGGTCCTCGTCGCTGCGTCTGCGGACGCCAGGGGAGACACGAAACGGCTTTGGCTCGTACACACCCAGTTTCACCGCAGCACCTCACCGAGGCAGCAGAGGCGCTTCGCCAGGGGCGTCTGGTCGCTTTCCCGACCGAAACCGTGTACGGTCTCGGGGCCGACGCGCGCAACGAGGCGGCCGTGCGCGAGATCTTCCGGATCAAGGGGCGCCCGGCGGATCACCCTGTGATCGTGCACCTGCCCTCGGCTGCGCACCTAGAGGCGTGGGCGGTAGCGGTGCCGGAGCTCGCCTACGCGCTCGCCGAGCGCTTCTGGCCGGGGCCGCTCACGCTCGTGTTGCAGCGGCACCCATCGGTGCTGGACGCGGTGACGGGTGCGCAGGCGACCGTAGGGCTGCGCGTGCCGGGGCATCCGGTGGCGCTCGCGCTGCTCGACGCCTTCGGGGGTGGGGTGGCGGCGCCCTCGGCCAACCGCTTCGGCCGCATCTCGCCGACCACGGCCGAGCACGTCCGCGCGGAGTTGGGGGACGCGGTTCTGGTGCTCGACGGCGGCCCCTGTGCGGTGGGGCTCGAGTCCACCATCCTCGATGTGAGCCGTGTGGGGGACGCCGAGGGAGCGCCGCGGCTCCTGCGGCCGGGGGGGATCGCGCTCGGGGCGCTGCAGGAGGTCGCGCGCGCGCTGGGGCTGGAGATCGAGGACGCGGTGCAACCGGGCGCCGGGACGCGGCGCGGCGCGCCGACGCCGCGCGTCTCTGGGTCCCTGGCAAGCCACTACGCCCCAGCGACCCCGGCGCGCCTCACCGAGGACGCGGCCGCCGACTTGGCCGCCTACTGGGCGCGGCACCCGCGAGCGGGGGGAGTGGGTGAGGTAGCGGTGCTGGCGCGGCGGCCGCAGCCGCCGCTGGGCGCAGCGGCGCGCGCGCTGCGCCGCTGGCGGGTCCTCCCCGAGACCCCGGCCGACTACGGGCGCCTCCTCTACGCCGCGCTACGCGAGCTCGACGCGCTAGGGTGCGCGCTGCTGCTCGTCGAGGCGCCGCCGCCGACGCCCGAGTGGGCAGCAGTCGCCGACCGCTTGCGGCGCGCCACGGCGCCCGCTGCCTCCCCAAACGTCCCCGAATAGCGGTCGCTGGCGAGTTCTGGTGGCTGCTTGCCGCGGTGAACCGTGAGGTCGGCCGGCAGCGCCCACCCCAGGGGGTCGTGGGAGGTTGGCCCCGTGTAGCCGCTGCCGGTAACCTATGTGACTCGGGGGGCGCGACTTGGGGCGCGGCGCCGGATCGCTGAACGCTAGCGCCCCCCAACACCGCTAGGTACGACCGCCAGCCGACAAGTGTCGGACTCGAGAGGAACGCCATGGACCAGCCTCCACCGCAACACCCTACCCCCCTCGTCGCCGTCATCATGGGCAGCACCTCGGACTGGGAGACGATGCGGCACGCCGCGGCGACCCTGGGGCAGTTCGAGGTGCCGCACCTCTGCGAGGTCGTCTCGGCGCACCGCACCCCGGCGAAGCTGGCAGCCTTTAGTGAGAGCGCGGCGGCGCGCGGCTTCGAGGTCATCATCGCGGGGGCGGGGGGGGCGGCTCACCTGCCGGGGATGGTCGCGGCGGGGACGAGCCTCCCCGTGCTCGGGGTGCCCGTCGAGAGCCGGGCGCTTCGGGGCGTCGACTCGCTCTTGTCTATCGTGCAGATGCCCGCCGGCGTCCCCGTCGGCACCCTCGCGATCGGCCGGGCGGGGGCGGTGAACGCGGCGCTCTTGGCCGTGGCGATCCTCGCCAACAGCCGCCCGGCGCTCCGGGCGCGCCTCGAGCGCTTCCGCCGGGAGCAGACCGAGCGCGTCGCGGCCGCCACGCTGCCGCCGGAGGGCGCGTGACGCCGCTGCTACCGGGGGCGACCCTCGGGATCCTCGGGAGCGGTCAGCTCGGCCGCATGTTGGCCCTGGTCGCTAAAAGGATGGGCTACCGCGTGCACGTCTACTCGCCGGACACCGCGACGCCTGCTGGCGAGGTGGCCGACGAGGAGGTCGCGGCGCCCTACACCGACCTCGACCGCGTCGCCGCTTTTGCCCGAGCGGTCGACGTGGTCACGCTCGAGTTTGAAAACGTCCCCGCCACGGCGCTCGAGGCCGCCGCCACCTACGCCCCCGTCCGCCCCGGTTGGCGGGCGCTCTACACCGCGCAAAACCGCCTGCGCGAAAAGCAGTTCTGGGCCAAGCGCGGGCTGCCGCACGCGCCCTTTCGCGTGATCCGCGCGGCTGCCGACCTCGACCTCGCGCTGCGCGAACTCGGAACCCCGGCCGTGCTGAAAACGGCGGGTTTCGGTTACGACGGCAAGGGGCAGCGCACCGTGCAGACGCGCCGCGAGGCCGAAGCGGCCTTTGCCGCGTTGGGTGCCGACACGTACGTGTTAGAGGCCTTTGTCCCCTTCGAGCGCGAGGTGTCGGTCATAGCGGCGCGCCACGAGAGGGGCTTTATGCACTACGGGGTGCTGGAAAACCGGCATCACCGGCACATCCTCGACGTCACCTCGGCCCCCGCCGAGGTGAGCGCCGAGGTCGCCGAGACCGCTGTAGCGCTCACCCGCGAGGTCTTCGAGGCGCTCGAGCTCGTCGGGGTGGCCTGCGTGGAGTTTTTCCTGACTGCGGCGGGGGAGCTTTTAATCAACGAGTTGGCGCCGCGGCCCCACAACTCGGGGCACCTGACGATCGAGGCGTGCGCCGTGAGCCAGTTCGAGGCGCAGCTGCGCGCGGTCTGCGGGTTGCCCCTCATGCCATCGGCGCCCGTGCGACCCGCCGCGATGGCCAACCTTCTGGGCGACCTCTGGGCGGGTGGTGAACC
This window contains:
- a CDS encoding cytochrome c3 family protein, with translation MPQILPPNANTFARWTIIGGVIFVILLVISLTAFARISRNRVGVPVAQPVGFQHSLHAGELGIDCRYCHNVVEVSAYSHVPPTEVCMTCHSQIRVGTPQLAAVYESWETGTPIAWNRVHKLADFVYFNHSAHINSGIGCNHCHGRVDQMSAIWKAEPMTMGWCLECHRNPARYVRPREEVFNLAYEYPANQLEIGAQLVEAYNINADALANCSICHR
- a CDS encoding L-threonylcarbamoyladenylate synthase, yielding MARTHPVSPQHLTEAAEALRQGRLVAFPTETVYGLGADARNEAAVREIFRIKGRPADHPVIVHLPSAAHLEAWAVAVPELAYALAERFWPGPLTLVLQRHPSVLDAVTGAQATVGLRVPGHPVALALLDAFGGGVAAPSANRFGRISPTTAEHVRAELGDAVLVLDGGPCAVGLESTILDVSRVGDAEGAPRLLRPGGIALGALQEVARALGLEIEDAVQPGAGTRRGAPTPRVSGSLASHYAPATPARLTEDAAADLAAYWARHPRAGGVGEVAVLARRPQPPLGAAARALRRWRVLPETPADYGRLLYAALRELDALGCALLLVEAPPPTPEWAAVADRLRRATAPAASPNVPE
- the purE gene encoding 5-(carboxyamino)imidazole ribonucleotide mutase, with the translated sequence MDQPPPQHPTPLVAVIMGSTSDWETMRHAAATLGQFEVPHLCEVVSAHRTPAKLAAFSESAAARGFEVIIAGAGGAAHLPGMVAAGTSLPVLGVPVESRALRGVDSLLSIVQMPAGVPVGTLAIGRAGAVNAALLAVAILANSRPALRARLERFRREQTERVAAATLPPEGA